From the Saccharomycodes ludwigii strain NBRC 1722 chromosome I, whole genome shotgun sequence genome, one window contains:
- a CDS encoding uncharacterized protein (similar to Saccharomyces cerevisiae YCL017C | NFS1 | NiFS-like) codes for MSVPFGHKFKETYFTYLDKAVVPINHGSYGTTPTAVLDEQKYICEQHEHYPDKYEYFEAASKYIEQVKLLGDYLGLDYHNLALVSNATSGINTILRSFPFDFSKDKILFHSTSYGACANTVKFLHDYYGLQYDVVDLVFPMEDDNEILSKFEKKLSSTRYKMCMFDMISSMPSGQLPYEELIKLCHRYDTLTLIDGAHAAGQVDLSFINELKPDFLVSNLHKWLFVPKSCAFLYVDPKYHEIIQTLPVSWNYTQKYENKRDLLLNKFAKTGTISYSPFLTIGKAIEFRKEVCGGEDRIRKYQMDLQQQAIPVIIKIFGPGAKLLQNKRSNLNPPGMFNIKLPVLNYNQKYEILLKKMILDGSFFASFKQLCDHKMIYQHKVYAPFSLHNGDLWVRFSVQIFNEIDDYVIGAKIVAQVTSKVLDLELAKLSINDSKL; via the coding sequence ATGTCTGTTCCATTTGGTCacaaatttaaagaaaCTTATTTTACTTACCTGGACAAGGCAGTAGTTCCAATTAATCACGGCTCGTATGGTACTACACCAACTGCGGTTTTGGATGAACAGAAATATATTTGTGAACAACACGAACATTATCCAGATAAATATGAATACTTTGAAGCGGCTTCTAAATATATCGAACAAGTTAAACTCTTGGGTGATTATTTGGGCTTGGACTATCATAATTTAGCATTGGTATCCAATGCAACAAGTGGTATTAATACCATATTAAGATCTTTCCCATTTGACTTTTCTAAGGATAAAATCCTATTTCACTCAACTTCCTATGGTGCCTGTGCCAACACGGTTAAATTCCTACACGATTATTATGGGCTACAATACGATGTAGTTGACTTGGTTTTTCCCATGGaagatgataatgaaaTCTTGTCcaagtttgaaaaaaaattatcatcaACTAGATACAAGATGTGTATGTTTGACATGATATCCTCAATGCCAAGCGGTCAATTGCCTTATGAAGAACTAATTAAATTATGTCATAGATATGACACGTTAACTTTGATCGATGGTGCTCATGCAGCTGGCCAAGTTGACTTATCCTTCATCAATGAGTTAAAACCAGATTTTTTGGTTAGCAATTTGCATAAATGGTTGTTTGTTCCAAAGTCTTGTGCTTTCTTATATGTCGACCCAAAATACCATGAGATTATCCAAACACTACCAGTTTCTTGGAACTATACCCAAAAGTACGAAAACAAAAGAGATTTGTTACTAAATAAATTTGCTAAAACGGGCACCATCTCATATAGTCCATTTTTAACCATCGGCAAAGCTATTGAATTCCGTAAAGAAGTTTGTGGTGGTGAAGATAGAATcagaaaatatcaaatggATTTACAGCAACAAGCTATTCCggttattatcaaaatatttggtCCAGGTGCTAAATTACtgcaaaataaaagaagcaATTTGAATCCACCTGGGatgtttaatattaaattgcCTGTTTTGAACtataaccaaaaatatgaaattcttttgaaaaaaatgattttagATGGTTCTTTTTTCGCATCCTTTAAACAATTATGTGACCATAAAATGATTTATCAGCACAAAGTTTATGCTCCATTTTCTTTGCATAATGGTGATTTATGGGTTAGATTTAGTgtccaaatatttaatgaAATAGATGATTATGTTATTGGTGCTAAAATTGTTGCTCAAGTTACTAGTAAAGTTTTGGACTTGGAATTAGCTAAGCTTTCGATAAATGATTCTAAGTTATGA
- the CDC19 gene encoding pyruvate kinase CDC19 (similar to Saccharomyces cerevisiae YAL038W | CDC19 | Cell Division Cycle (paralog of YOR347C | PYK2)), producing the protein MVSKLEWLVELKPTTNNALRRTSIIGTIGPKTNSPEVLVELRKAGLNIVRMNFSHGSYEYHQSVIDNARKSEELYPGRPLGIALDTKGPEIRTGNTTNDVDYPIPPNHEMIFTTDEKYAKDSNDKLMFIDYKNLTKVIQKGKIVYVDDGILSFEVLEVVDDKTLKVKSLNAGKISSHKGVNLPGTDVDLPALSEKDKEDLRFGVKNGVHMVFASFIRTANDILTIREVLGEKGKDIKIICKIENQQGVNNFDEILKVTDGVMVARGDLGIEIPAPHVLAVQKHLIAKSNLVGKPVICATQMLESMTYNPRPTRAEVSDVGNAVLDGADCVMLSGETAKGNYPVNAVKTMAETALIAEQMIPYGPTYDDLRNLTPKPTSTTETVAAAAVASVAEEEAKAIIVLSTTGTTARLVSKYRPNVPIILVTRNARTARFSHLYRGVFSFVYEKAVNSNWTVDVEERLRFGVEKAKEFGILNAGDSVVTVQGSNSGVGHSNTLRIVKA; encoded by the coding sequence atggtCTCTAAATTAGAATGGTTGGTCGAATTGAAACCAACAACTAACAATGCTTTGAGAAGAACCTCTATCATTGGTACTATTGGTCCAAAAACCAACAGCCCAGAAGTTTTGGTTGAATTGAGAAAGGCTGGTTTGAACATTGTCCGTATGAACTTTTCCCACGGTAGTTACGAATACCACCAAAGTGTTATTGACAACGCTAGAAAATCCGAAGAATTGTACCCAGGTAGACCATTGGGTATTGCTTTGGATACTAAAGGTCCAGAAATCAGAACTGGTAACACCACCAACGATGTTGATTACCCAATTCCTCCAAACCACGAAATGATTTTCACCACCGATGAAAAATACGCCAAGGACTCCAATGACAAACTTATGTTCATTGACTACAAAAACTTGACCAAGGTTATCCAAAAGGGTAAGATTGTCTACGTTGATGATGGTATTTTGTCTTTTGAAGTTTTGGAAGTTGTTGATGACAAGACTTTGAAGGTCAAATCCTTGAATGCCGGTAAGATCTCTTCTCACAAGGGTGTCAACTTGCCAGGTACCGATGTTGATTTACCAGCTTTGAGTGAAAAGGACAAGGAAGATTTGAGATTTGGTGTCAAGAACGGTGTTCACATGGTTTTTGCTTCTTTCATCAGAACTGCCAACGATATTTTGACTATCAGAGAAGTTTTGGGTGAAAAGGGTAAGGACATCAAGATCATCTGTAAGATTGAAAACCAACAAGGTGTCAACAACTTTGATGAAATTTTGAAGGTTACTGATGGTGTTATGGTTGCCAGAGGTGATTTGGGTATTGAAATTCCAGCTCCACACGTTCTTGCTGTCCAAAAGCACTTGATTGCCAAGTCCAACTTGGTCGGTAAGCCAGTTATCTGTGCTACCCAAATGTTGGAATCTATGACTTACAACCCAAGACCAACCAGAGCTGAAGTTTCCGATGTTGGTAACGCTGTTTTGGATGGTGCTGACTGTGTTATGTTGTCTGGTGAAACTGCCAAGGGTAACTACCCAGTCAATGCTGTTAAGACAATGGCTGAAACTGCTTTGATCGCTGAACAAATGATTCCATACGGTCCAACTTACGATGACTTGAGAAACTTGACTCCAAAGCCAACTAGCACCACTGAAActgttgctgctgctgccgTTGCTTCTGTTGCTGAAGAAGAAGCCAAGGCCATTATTGTCTTGTCCACCACTGGTACCACTGCTAGATTGGTTTCCAAATACAGACCAAATGTTCCAATTATCTTGGTTACCAGAAACGCTAGAACTGCTAGATTCTCTCATCTATATAGAGGTGTTTTCAGTTTTGTTTATGAAAAGGCTGTTAACTCTAACTGGACTGTTGATGTCGAAGAAAGATTGAGATTCGGTGTCGAAAAGGCTAAGGAATTCGGTATCTTGAACGCTGGTGACTCTGTTGTTACTGTCCAAGGTTCCAACTCTGGTGTTGGTCACTCTAACACTTTACGTATTGTTAAGGCTTAA
- the REV1 gene encoding deoxycytidyl transferase (similar to Saccharomyces cerevisiae YOR346W | REV1 | REVersionless), giving the protein MPINENDLELFLESTSILNSSSQNSIDKTTSNAELSNIEHSTLLIPRPPLLKTGTTLSELKIQEGNDYCNHDSINETEEGGKTDSIKQQEKNDDAFEKVHSNNNNRSCNKNNSYFNPMLQSPTRMPQRYNNYDEYMENKIFQQNKNDQKLIAEYEKQFNKTYPQIFKNTNIYINGYTNPTRLQLHKLIVLHGGKFSHYLASKRNVTHIIATNLTSKKKIEFRKYRVVQPEWIMQSIEANKLLKWQDYALLLNDTNINNTTDIKTLVTKDSTKKPHLDCNHPDFLASFFKNSRLHHLTTWKLELQNKHMKFNPVGAHHNRIKKIIYYIDFDCFFATVSGLKHNENSSLPIAVSHGQGNSDIASCNYAARSFGIKNGMWVSRAKQLCSTLKILPYEFDSYRKISETFYELLYDKFDTVIPLSVDEGVFIDYPEDIDYKGISEKCMDIRNLLSTKTKCTVSIGVSNTLVLSTLCLKSAKPNGFKIFLPHNTEKEAVAKFVGSFQLTDLPNIGHKTADKINELYSPSSIITLADLQANLSSLSSFNKLNKLGGKLSRKIILYLKGEDDIDNISKINTPFNYFRKKSLSVDINWGIRFQTIEQVYNFIDRVVARLASQLKSINMASSQYTIKLARRKANSPIEPPKYLGMGLCDITSKTGRFPAHTNENYIMSPEIKQSFRKLYIQAPISSLRGISITLSNLKTNNDRDIGSMLDRKTNNTLDNFPRLHPPLPHDVPLTMSNTENADQMVTVTPLLPSNDNNNNNNNNNNNRRSIEKRKSRSPAREFFNNYHKKKNQERAKHHFSTEIDENALKELPLEMQKEIQREYAVINLVNSTKRSALEAPKIIPKKKLESICCFNPPIPFQKLLNPKEITARLDTWILQNIERGPRTDDALLLVQYLRRLVKFNKKSMLLYIVDHLEEQIDYYRSYYRSASDDPQTSSNHHQMPDGILQWEKLLVLKILPLRESKNRA; this is encoded by the coding sequence ATGCCAATAAACGAAAATGACttggaattatttttggaatCAACAAGCATTTTAAATTCCTCTAGTCAAAATTCAATAGACAAAACTACTTCTAACGCAGAACTAAGTAATATAGAACACAGTACTTTATTAATTCCACGACCACCCCTATTAAAAACTGGTACAACTTTATCGGAACTCAAAATACAAGAGGGAAATGACTATTGTAATCATGATTCCATTAATGAAACTGAAGAGGGGGGGAAGACCGACAGTATAAAAcagcaagaaaaaaatgatgatgcttttgaaaaagtgcatagtaacaacaataatcgTAGTtgcaacaaaaacaatagtTATTTTAATCCAATGCTTCAGTCACCAACTAGGATGCCTCAAAGATACAACAATTATGATGAATATatggaaaacaaaattttccaacaaaataaaaatgatcaGAAATTAATAGCCGAATATGAAAAACAGTTTAACAAGACATACCCacaaattttcaaaaacacAAACATTTACATCAATGGTTATACCAATCCTACCAGACTACAATTGCATAAACTGATTGTTTTACATGGGGGCAAGTTTAGTCATTACTTAGCGTCTAAAAGAAATGTTACCCATATCATTGCCACCAATTTGACCagcaaaaagaaaatcgaatttagaaaatatagAGTGGTTCAGCCAGAGTGGATTATGCAAAGTATTGAAGCAAACAAATTGCTCAAATGGCAGGATTATGCACTTTTATTGAATGACACAAACATCAATAACACCACAGACATAAAAACTCTAGTGACCAAGGACAGCACAAAAAAACCTCATCTTGATTGCAATCATCCTGATTTTTTGGcatcttttttcaaaaactcAAGACTTCATCACTTGACCACTTGGAAACTagaattacaaaataaacatatgAAGTTCAACCCAGTAGGTGCCCATCATAAtaggataaaaaaaatcatttacTATATAGATtttgattgtttttttgcTACGGTATCCGGCCTAAAACACAACGAAAATAGCAGTCTTCCTATTGCTGTTTCGCATGGACAAGGTAACTCAGATATTGCAAGTTGTAATTATGCTGCAAGGAGCTttggtattaaaaatggtatGTGGGTGTCCCGTGCAAAGCAATTATGCTCTACTCTAAAGATATTGCCATATGAGTTTGATAGCTACAGAAAAATTTCAGAAACGTTTTATGAGCTGTTGTACGATAAATTTGATACAGTCATTCCATTATCTGTGGATGAAGGTGTTTTCATTGATTATCCGGAAGATATTGATTATAAAGGAATTTCAGAAAAATGCATGGACATACGGAATTTGCTATCTACAAAAACAAAGTGCACTGTGAGTATAGGTGTATCAAATACTTTAGTTTTATCCACCTTATGCTTAAAATCTGCAAAACCGAATGgattcaaaatatttttaccacataatacagaaaaagaagCTGTAGCTAAATTTGTTGGTAGCTTCCAGTTAACAGATCTTCCAAATATTGGACACAAAACAGCCGACAAGATAAACGAGTTGTATAGTCCAAGTTCTATAATTACTTTAGCTGACTTACAAGCAAATCTATCGTCATTATCTTCCTTTAATAAGCTGAATAAACTCGGCGGCAAACTGTcgagaaaaataatactatatttaaaagGTGAAGATGACATAGATAATATatccaaaataaatactcCGTTCAACTATTTCCGGAAAAAATCATTATCCGTAGATATCAATTGGGGGATACGATTCCAAACAATTGAGCAAGTTTATAACTTTATTGACAGAGTCGTTGCTCGCTTGGCATCCCAATTGAAGAGTATAAATATGGCTAGTTCACAATATACCATCAAGTTGGCAAGGCGTAAGGCGAATAGTCCAATAGAACCACCCAAATATTTGGGTATGGGCTTATGTGACATCACATCAAAAACCGGAAGATTTCCCGCTCATACCAATGAAAACTATATTATGTCTCCTGAAATCAAACAATCTTTCAGGAAACTTTATATTCAAGCACCAATTAGCTCCTTACGCGGGATATCTATTACATTATCCAACttgaaaacaaataatgaTCGAGATATTGGTAGTATGCTAGATAGGAAAACCAACAACACTTTGGATAATTTCCCAAGATTGCACCCTCCTTTACCGCACGATGTGCCATTAACTATGAGCAATACTGAAAATGCGGACCAAATGGTCACCGTCACACCACTGCTACCATCaaacgataataataataataataataataataataataatagaagatcaattgaaaaaagaaaatccaGATCGCCAGCACGtgaattttttaacaattatcataaaaagaaaaaccaaGAGCGCGCGAAACATCATTTTTCTACGGAGATAGACGAAAACGCATTGAAAGAGCTACCGCTAGAAATGCAAAAAGAGATACAAAGAGAATACGCAGTAATCAACTTGGTGAATTCAACAAAGCGAAGTGCTTTGGAAGCCCCAAAAATCATTCCAAAAAAGAAGTTAGAGTCTATTTGTTGTTTCAATCCACCAATTCCCTTTCAAAAATTGCTAAATCCTAAAGAGATCACGGCTAGGTTAGACACCTGGATCTTACAAAATATCGAAAGGGGCCCCAGAACTGATGACGCGCTACTATTAGTTCAATATTTGAGGCGGTTGGTTAagttcaataaaaaatcgATGCTATTGTATATCGTAGACCATCTAGAAGAGCAGATAGACTACTACAGATCCTATTATAGATCGGCATCAGATGATCCACAAACCAGCAGCAACCACCACCAGATGCCCGATGGAATACTCCAGTGGGAGAAATTGCTAGTCCTGAAGATACTGCCGCTAAGGGAAAGCAAAAACCGGGCATAA